From a single Staphylococcus epidermidis genomic region:
- a CDS encoding energy-coupling factor transporter ATPase, which produces MNGSNPIIEFKDVSFQYQSDAAFTLNRVSFSIPAGQWTSIVGHNGSGKSTIAKLMVGIEEPSEGQILFQNLPVDSQNKREVRKHIGIVFQNPDNQFVGSIVKFDVAFGLENQLVPYKEMVSKVNQVLTEVDMINKADDEPHSLSGGQKQRVAIAGVLALNPDVLILDEATTMLDPHGKSSLLNLVNEVKVNNHVTIISITHDLDEAMHADQIIVLNKGTVFKQGTPQDIFKCEEALISVGLDLPFPLKMNRLLGFDSTYVTYEGLIKKL; this is translated from the coding sequence GTGAATGGGTCAAATCCTATCATTGAATTTAAAGATGTATCATTTCAATATCAAAGTGACGCTGCTTTCACATTAAATCGCGTTTCATTCTCAATACCAGCTGGACAATGGACTTCTATTGTAGGTCACAATGGTTCAGGAAAATCTACTATTGCTAAACTTATGGTAGGTATAGAAGAACCAAGTGAAGGACAAATTCTATTTCAAAATCTACCAGTAGACTCTCAAAATAAGCGAGAAGTGAGGAAACATATCGGAATTGTTTTTCAAAACCCCGATAATCAATTTGTAGGTTCTATAGTTAAATTTGATGTTGCTTTTGGTCTTGAAAACCAACTTGTTCCTTATAAAGAAATGGTATCTAAAGTTAATCAAGTATTAACTGAAGTAGATATGATAAATAAAGCCGATGATGAACCCCATTCACTTTCAGGAGGGCAGAAACAACGTGTTGCCATTGCTGGGGTACTTGCACTTAATCCTGATGTGCTGATTTTAGATGAAGCGACAACGATGCTAGATCCTCATGGAAAGTCATCTTTACTTAACCTTGTAAATGAAGTTAAAGTAAATAATCATGTTACAATTATTTCAATCACTCATGATTTAGATGAAGCAATGCATGCTGATCAAATCATTGTATTGAATAAAGGAACTGTTTTTAAACAAGGAACACCTCAAGATATTTTTAAGTGCGAAGAGGCACTAATATCGGTTGGATTGGACTTACCATTTCCTTTGAAAATGAATCGACTTTTAGGTTTTGATTCAACTTATGTAACTTATGAAGGGTTGATTAAAAAATTATGA
- a CDS encoding energy-coupling factor transporter ATPase codes for MSIQFNQVSYIYQQGTPYEFEAIKNVSLTLEQGKYYAIIGQTGSGKSTLIQHLNALLKPTTGSVNINGLEVTNKTKDKHLRHIRKEVGIVFQFPESQLFEDSVEKEIEFGPKNFNMNLKNVKDKAFQLLLELGFSRNVMSSSPFQMSGGQMRKIAIVSILAMDPQVIILDEPTAGLDPNSKHQVMSLIKKIQIEENKTIILVSHDMDDVARYSDEVVVMNKGTIVEKSNPRNLFNQKTQLLKWHIELPKVVKLQKDIEKKYNMLFPKLAMNEEEFVKLYKEWHHEE; via the coding sequence ATGAGTATACAATTTAATCAAGTGAGTTATATTTATCAACAAGGGACACCTTATGAATTTGAAGCTATTAAAAACGTTTCACTAACTCTTGAACAGGGCAAGTATTATGCAATTATTGGTCAAACTGGAAGTGGGAAATCCACTCTGATTCAACATTTGAATGCTTTATTAAAGCCCACTACAGGTTCAGTCAACATTAATGGTTTAGAAGTTACAAATAAAACTAAAGACAAGCACTTACGTCACATAAGAAAAGAAGTAGGTATAGTATTTCAATTTCCAGAATCCCAATTATTTGAAGATAGCGTTGAAAAAGAAATTGAGTTTGGACCTAAAAATTTTAATATGAACCTAAAAAATGTTAAAGACAAAGCTTTTCAACTTCTTCTTGAATTAGGTTTTTCAAGAAATGTGATGTCATCCTCTCCATTTCAAATGTCGGGAGGACAAATGAGAAAAATAGCCATTGTTTCCATTTTGGCTATGGATCCACAAGTAATTATTCTGGATGAACCGACTGCTGGGTTAGACCCGAATAGTAAACACCAAGTCATGTCTTTAATAAAGAAAATACAAATAGAAGAAAATAAAACGATTATTCTTGTTTCACATGATATGGATGATGTAGCACGTTATTCAGATGAAGTTGTAGTAATGAATAAAGGGACGATAGTAGAAAAATCAAATCCTAGAAATTTATTTAATCAAAAAACGCAATTATTAAAGTGGCATATAGAGTTGCCTAAAGTAGTGAAGTTACAGAAAGATATCGAAAAAAAATATAATATGTTATTTCCAAAGCTTGCCATGAATGAAGAAGAGTTTGTGAAGTTGTATAAGGAGTGGCATCATGAAGAATAA
- a CDS encoding energy-coupling factor transporter transmembrane component T family protein, with translation MKNKLIIGRYLPMQSIIHQLDPRAKLIFVFFFILLIFFCHSLGTYAWLFLFIILFIKLARIPFWFLIKGLTPIFFFLVFTFSMHVLFTNGGIVLFQWKFITIESNGVMEGIYISLRLIFIVMIATIMTLSTSPIDLTDAFEKLFVPLKVIKVPVHQLSMMMSIALRFIPTLMDELEKIILAQKSRGSEISSGSLITRIRAFIPIMIPLFISAFQRAEELAIAMEVRGYDINIKRTSYRLLHWQYKDTLTVLLLIPIATILFILKFSGV, from the coding sequence ATGAAGAATAAATTAATCATTGGACGATATCTTCCTATGCAATCAATTATTCATCAGCTTGATCCTAGAGCTAAGTTAATATTTGTCTTTTTCTTTATTCTTTTAATTTTTTTCTGTCATTCACTAGGTACATATGCATGGTTGTTTCTTTTTATAATATTATTTATTAAGTTAGCACGTATTCCTTTTTGGTTTTTAATTAAAGGATTAACACCTATCTTTTTCTTCTTGGTTTTCACTTTTTCTATGCATGTGTTATTTACTAATGGAGGTATCGTATTATTTCAATGGAAGTTTATCACTATTGAATCAAATGGTGTTATGGAAGGAATTTATATATCACTAAGATTGATTTTTATAGTTATGATTGCAACAATCATGACACTTTCGACTAGTCCGATTGATTTAACAGATGCTTTTGAAAAATTATTTGTACCTCTTAAAGTGATTAAAGTACCAGTACATCAATTAAGTATGATGATGTCTATTGCTCTAAGGTTTATACCAACATTAATGGACGAATTAGAAAAAATTATACTTGCTCAAAAATCTAGAGGATCAGAAATAAGTTCAGGAAGTTTAATAACACGAATTAGAGCTTTTATACCCATCATGATTCCATTATTTATTTCTGCCTTTCAAAGAGCAGAAGAACTAGCTATAGCAATGGAAGTCAGAGGTTATGATATTAACATCAAACGAACAAGCTATAGGTTATTACATTGGCAATATAAAGACACATTAACAGTCTTACTTTTAATACCTATCGCTACTATATTATTTATTTTAAAATTTTCAGGAGTGTAA
- the truA gene encoding tRNA pseudouridine(38-40) synthase TruA — MRILVEIAYQGNQFLGFQIQQQGRTVQQQFEKILKRMHKHHVRIHPSSRTDRGVHAYQQFFHFDTELNIDNKQWQYAMNRALPDDIYVKNVRNVDEYFHCRYDCVGKRYRYKVYQGNHRNPFKSGTETFVNETLDYDKMNKAAQEFIGTHDFTGFCSQKTEVESKVRTLYQSEIVATKEGFDYVVTGSGFLYNMVRVLVAFLIEVGKGKREPNDVPKLLEDKNRNNVPLTAPPDGLYLEKIYLSPEELIQEYGKDVKIHYKKSLEKH; from the coding sequence TTGCGTATATTAGTTGAAATTGCTTATCAAGGTAACCAATTTTTAGGTTTTCAAATTCAGCAACAAGGACGAACTGTTCAACAACAATTTGAAAAGATTCTTAAACGAATGCATAAACATCATGTACGAATTCATCCCTCAAGCAGAACAGACAGGGGTGTGCATGCGTATCAGCAATTCTTTCATTTCGATACCGAATTGAATATTGATAACAAACAATGGCAATATGCGATGAATCGAGCTTTACCAGATGATATTTACGTTAAAAATGTACGAAATGTCGACGAGTATTTTCATTGTCGTTATGACTGCGTAGGCAAACGCTATCGTTACAAAGTTTATCAAGGTAATCATCGAAATCCTTTTAAGAGTGGTACTGAAACATTTGTTAATGAAACATTAGACTATGATAAAATGAACAAAGCTGCTCAAGAATTTATAGGTACACATGATTTTACCGGTTTTTGTTCACAGAAAACAGAAGTTGAAAGCAAAGTAAGAACACTATATCAGAGTGAAATTGTTGCTACTAAAGAAGGGTTTGATTATGTCGTAACAGGTTCTGGATTCCTTTATAATATGGTCCGTGTATTGGTAGCTTTCTTAATTGAAGTAGGAAAAGGAAAGCGTGAACCTAATGACGTCCCTAAGCTCTTAGAGGACAAAAATAGAAATAATGTGCCTCTCACAGCTCCACCTGACGGATTATATTTAGAAAAGATTTATTTAAGCCCAGAAGAATTGATACAAGAATATGGGAAAGATGTAAAAATACACTACAAAAAATCGTTGGAAAAACACTAA
- the rplM gene encoding 50S ribosomal protein L13, with the protein MRQTFMANESNIERKWYVIDAEGQTLGRLSSEVAAILRGKNKVTYTPHVDTGDYVIIINASKIEFTGNKEQDKMYYRHSNHPGGLKSISAGELKRTNPERLLETSIKGMLPSTRLGEKQGKKLFVYGGAEHPHAAQQPENYELRG; encoded by the coding sequence ATGCGTCAAACATTTATGGCAAATGAATCAAACATTGAGCGCAAATGGTATGTTATTGATGCTGAAGGCCAAACATTAGGTCGTTTATCATCAGAAGTAGCTGCTATATTACGCGGTAAAAATAAAGTAACTTATACACCACATGTTGATACTGGTGATTATGTAATTATCATTAATGCATCTAAAATTGAATTCACTGGTAACAAAGAACAAGACAAAATGTACTACCGTCATTCAAATCACCCAGGCGGTTTAAAATCAATCTCTGCTGGTGAATTAAAAAGAACAAATCCTGAACGTTTATTAGAAACTTCAATTAAAGGTATGTTACCAAGTACACGCTTAGGTGAAAAACAAGGTAAAAAATTATTTGTATATGGTGGCGCTGAACATCCACACGCTGCACAACAACCAGAAAACTACGAGTTACGTGGTTAA
- the rpsI gene encoding 30S ribosomal protein S9, with protein sequence MAQVEYKGTGRRKNSVARVRLVPGEGNITVNERDVRDYLPFESLILDLNQPFDVTETKGNYDVLVNVHGGGFTGQAQAIRHGIARALLEADPEYRGSLKRAGLLTRDPRMKERKKPGLKKARRSPQFSKR encoded by the coding sequence TTGGCACAAGTTGAATATAAAGGCACAGGCCGTCGTAAAAACTCAGTAGCACGTGTACGTTTAGTACCTGGCGAAGGTAACATTACTGTTAACGAACGTGATGTACGTGACTACTTACCATTCGAATCATTAATTTTAGACTTAAATCAACCATTTGATGTTACAGAAACTAAAGGTAACTATGATGTTTTAGTTAACGTACACGGTGGCGGATTTACTGGACAAGCTCAAGCAATCCGACATGGAATTGCACGTGCTTTATTAGAAGCAGATCCTGAATACAGAGGTTCTTTAAAACGTGCTGGATTACTTACTCGTGACCCACGTATGAAAGAACGTAAAAAACCAGGTCTTAAAAA